GTGCCTATCGCAAACTGATGGGCGAGCATCATCCTGACAAACTGGTGGCGAAAGGTTTGCCACCTGAAATGATGGAAATGGCCAAGGAAAAAGCGCAGGCGATACAGGCGGCGTATGACCTGATCAAACGCGAAAAAGGCTTTAAATAACGTCATCGTAAAAAAGGCGTCCATTCCAGGACGCCTTTTGCTTTTCGTTTCATATGCGGTCAGGGATCAGAAACTCACCTTCACGCCTGCAATCGCCTGCCAGTAATCAACCCCTTCATCTTCAATTCTGTGCTGATACTGCACACCGGTGTTCAGTGACACATTTGGTGTCGGGTTACTGATAATCCCCAGATCGATCATACCAGAGCTACCTGTTGCCCCACTGCGGAAGCTGTTGCTGACGTCGCTGTAGGTGTCCCCGATGTCCACTGACGCATCGTCACTGAGATCTTTAATGAACAGGGTATTGGCGGTCACCGCCCATTTACCTGCATTCGCGGTATCCCAGTCGTAGCGGTAACGCATCCCTAAGCGGGCAGTCGGACGGGTGATATCGTCATAATGCACCTTGGTATTATCAACATCTGTAAAATCATCGACTTGCAGTCGCTGAACGCCAAACCCAACGGATGGCGTCAGCTCATGATTGCCTGCCTGGATTTTATATCCTACATCGACAGAGCCGCCGAAGGATTTCGCACTGATATCCGCCACTTCACCGCTGCGCAGGTCGGTCGAGACATTGCCATCATAGATGGCGACATCCGAAGCCACATCCACCGTTAATCCGCTGACATACTGATACGAAAGCAGTGAAGAGAGTCCCCAGGTGGTGTATTGCGTTTTGCTGTTGCCATCGGCGGCATCCGGCGTGACATCCAGATTAGCGCTGGAAAGGCCGAGGCTCAGTCCCAATGCGTGAGTATCATTACCCAGTTGCAGAACTTTACCGCCAAACAACCAGCCTTCTTCTTTCTGGGTGTAGTCATAGCCATAATTCATAAAGCCCAACGAGGAATGATATTTGTCTTCTCCGTTGAGGTACTGGAAGAACATGTGCAGTTTTTTATCATCCTGCGCCAGTGTCTGGTTACGGAATGTCTCATTCACCCGGCTGTTATAGCTCAGCAGGGCGGAAGGTAATGAAAGATAGGAAGGTACCTGCGGTGTGACAGCCGGGCGTGTATTTTTCCCGTTGTCATCCTCATCGGGTGTCGGAGCAGGAGGAACAGGTATGTCGCTGTCATCCGGAGTTGGGTCTGGAATCGGTGTATCATCGCCGCTGTCATCCGGTGTCGGATCGGGAACCGGCGTATCGTCGCCGCCGTCATCCGGCGTGGGATCCGGAACAGGCGTGTTATCGACAGGCACCGTATTATCGCCTTCAGTCAGCATGTTGTTTTGCAGACGATAGTCCCAGAACTGATCGCCGCTTCCTTCAACATCACGCTGCTCTTCGGAGCTGCGTCCCGGCGCGAAAGCGTAAAGGTTGTAGGCATAAGCGCCACGCGCGACGTATTCCCCCGCCAGTTTGAAGCTGTTTTTTGTGGCGTTACCCGCTACCTGAATCAGAGAAATCCCTTCCTGATTATCTGCTGCACCGTCATTATCCGTGTCGGTGAAGAAGCCGGCACCCGAAGGTGTGACCTGAACGATAACAGGGGTTGAAGAAACCACGTCGCCATTGATCAGTAACTTGTCGGTTTGCGCAAAACTCGGGTCGAAATGTGTGCGCAAGCTGAGCAGATTATTGTTACCTGCAGCGAGTGTGCCGTTAACGGTTTGTGTTGCCGGCACAAAGGCATCGCTTTCGCTCTCTGCTGGCCATTGAGGAAGAAGCTGAACATCATCTTTCAGAATAAGATCTGTGACGGTGCTGTTTCCTGCCAGCACGGTGTTTTGTTCCATAGTCACGGTCGAGGTAAGGGAGCCGTTGAGGATCAATGCGCCGCTGTAAATATGGGTTGAGCCGGTGAAGGTATTATCGCTGTTGATATATAACGCACCCGGCGCCATTTTTTTCAGCGTCCCGTTACCGGAAATGGCGGCATCTATGATCACATCATTATTGCCATCAGTGCTGGTGGTTTTATTGTCTGTCTGATCAACGGAAATCACACTGCCAGAGGCTAACTCAACCTGACCGCTCAAATGTGATTTGCTGTTCAGCATCATGTTTGCCTGCTCATTGAGCTTAACGTTGGCATTCAGCGTGGCATGTTCATTCACCCGCAGGGTGGCATGGCTGGCGACATCAACCTGGTTAACATTATAGGTTTCATCAATCCAGTCATCACTGAAAACAGTGCCGCCGGCATGCGGTGTCGGGCGTCCGACCAGTCTTAGAATGCCGTTTTGCACGGAAAGCTGATTCAGATCGGCACCGCCCGCCAGGTCCCAGATGCCCGCAGAAGAATCAGGAGCATAATCGACATTTAAATTTGATGCTGTTTCTTTACTGCCGAGATGGCCAATAAATGTCTGGTTATCTGAGTTATTCAACGTCAGCGTACTGATCTGGTCTGCATTGCTGTTAATAATCGCTGCACCAGAATCACTGTGATTGATGGTGCTGAAAGCCATGTCATAGCCATTCAGATCCAGATTACCGCCACGGTAGCCAAAGTTTATGTCACTGCTTTCAATCTGGTTTTCACCGCCGATCTGCACCGTCGGGCGCCCGCTTACGATGGTGATTTTGGAGAAGGCCTTTTGCTCACCCGCTTCATTGGCTTGTTGTGCCAGAACCACCAGACCGTCGCCAACATTCAGCGCGCCGCCATTATTGCCCACGGCATTGACGTACAGCGTACCTTCACCGATTTTATGCAGGGTGTCTCCGTCTAATCCATTGACTTCCCAGTCGACGGTTTTCCCCGCATCGACTTCGATCCCGCCGCCCACCCAGGTGCTGTTGGCTCCGTCGGCAGAGACGACGCGGTAATCGTTGGAAAACTGCAGTTTTGCCGCACCGTGATTCACCGCGCTGTCGAGTACGATCAGGCCGCCATCACCGGCAAAGCGCAGGTCTTTGGAGGCATCGAGTTCATCATTCGTGGCCTGCGAAGGCAGAGCCGTGTTAACACCGTGCCACTGCCAGCTGTTATCGCCCTGGGTAATATTGGCCGCCGTCCAGTGAATGTCGCCATCGGCGGCGATATCAGTCACATCCGGGTCAATATTTTTGGCAAACACGCTCTCCATGAAAGCCTGTTGTATGTAAAGGGTATAGCTGTCGTATTTATAAGGTCCGTAACCGCCGCTCCAGGGTGAAACCCCGACAATTTTCCAGATTTTTTCTTTATTGTCATAAACAAACAGCGGGCTGCCGCTGTCACCGGCCTGAATTGCACTGCTGAAAGGCTGAACGCGTGAATCTGTAGGACCATAATTGATCCACTTCAGTTGCCCGCTCTGAAAGGTAGGATTAACAATCGTGCCACCCGATTTCCAGACATACGCATCCGCGAGATATTTCATTTTATGCGTAACAGGATCGACCTGATATTGCGTGCCGGATCCGGCGCGTGCGAAATAGGTATAACGCTCTTTATCAGTGGTAAACTCAGCGGGATCTGCGACAGGCATCGGTGCAGCTTCAGTAACCACTTTATTTAAACGCGGGACATGGAAATCTTTATTTTTGGTGTAATACTCCGGGTCAATGTTGCGATTAATCAGTTTATAGGTAGTTCTGTATTTCGCATGATTCCCAAAGTCTACGGAAGTATATCCACCGTTATGGGCCACGCTGACAATATAAGAGGGAGAAATTAATGTCGCGAACCCCAGACTGCTGACGGCGCCAAAATCAGGCATAGGGAAGTTAAGAATGCCCGCTGACGTGCCGTCCGTTTTAAAAACTTCGATATTTTCTTCACCCGCACCATATTTCCCAAGGTTTTCAGCAAAATCACGATAGTCCTGAACCGCGACATCCTCGCGCATTACACCGGCATCGGCATCAAAAAGCGCCAATGCAATCAGGCTGCTGAGCAGCTTTGGTTTCCATTTCATTATTATCTTCCCTGAGGATGAAATTATTAAAAAGGAGGGGATGTTAACAGTTGCAGGAAGAGTAATGACAGGTCAGTCAATAACTGGCTCAGGGAATATACTATTTTGCGGGGCGTTAAAACCTAATAAAACAATATGATGGAAATACAATACATATTACTTAAAAGTGATTTAAGAAATATGTATTGTTTGAATGATTAAAAATCCGGCTCGCAATTAAACACCAGCGGCGCATCCGTTATCGGATGGTAGAACGATAATTCCTGGGCGTGCAGTTGCAAACGGTCTGCTGCCGCCAGTGCCTGCGGATGCGCATAGAATTTATCGCCCAGAATCGGATGCCCGAGCGCCAGAAGGTGTACGCGCAGCTGATGCGAACGTCCGGTGATTGGCCGCAGTTTCACCCGCGTGGTGCCGTCATCATCCCATGACATCACTTCGTATTGCGTCAGCGCCTTTTTGCCGGTTTCATGGCAGACCTTCTGCTTTGGCCGGTTGGGATAATCGCAAATCAGCGGCAAATCGATAATGCCGTAATCTTCTTCAACCCGTCCCCAGACCCGTGCGATATACACTTTCTTGGTTTCGCGCTCGCGGAACTGACGTTTCAGCTCACGCTCAGCCTCTTTGGTCAGTGCCACGACGATCACGCCGCTGGTCGACATATCCAGACGATGGACGGATTCAGCCTCGGGAAATTGCTGCTGAATACGCGTCATCAGGCTGTCCTGATGCTCAGCCAGTTTGCCCGGTACCGAAAGCAGGCCGCTCGGTTTATTGACCACCATGATGTGTTCATCCTGAAAAATCACCTGTAACCAGGGATCGGTCGGTGGATTGTAATTTTCCAGCGGCCGGGTTTTTGAAGGTTCAGGGATTATGGGTTGATGTTCGCTCATAGCGGTTTCAGTCTGCATTCGGGTTGAAATAAAGAAGGGATGCAGACCGGCTGCATCCCGTCGGGCTTACTGGTGGCTGACCACCACCAGGCGGATCGCATCCAGACGCCAGCTGGCATCGTTCAGATTCGCCAGCACCTGTTTACGGTTAGAGTCTACCGATTCCAGTTCGTCATCACGAATGTTCGGGTTCACTTCCTTCAGTGCTTTCAGGCGATCCAGCTCTTGGGTCAGTTGCTCGTCGGCTTCCACTTTGGCCGCTTCAATCAGGGCGCGTGCCTGCTCAGCGATTTCCGCTTCTGCCTGTTGCAGCATGGCGTGAACGTCCTGCTGCACCGCATTCACCAGCTTGCTGGAGTTATGACGGTTAATGGCGTTCAGCTGTCGGTTAAAGCTTTCGAATTCGACCTGAGCCGCCAGATTGGTGCCTTTGCGATCCATCAGCATGCGCACCGGCGTCGGTGGCAGGAAACGGGTCAGTTGCAGATGTTTCGGCGCCTGACATTCCACCACGTACACCAGCTCAGCCAGCAGGGTACCGACCGGCAGTGCTTTATTTTTCAGGATCGACACCGCACAGCTGCCGGTATCGCCGGACAGGATCAGATCCAGCCCGTTTCGCACGATGGGATGTTCCCAGCTGATGAACTGCGCATCTTCACGGGACAGCGCCTGTTCACGATCGAAGGTGACGGTACAACCGTCTTCCGGCAGCCCCGGGAAATCCGGCACCAGCATGTGATCGGAAGGCGTCAGTACGATCAGATTGTCGCTGCGATCCTCCTGATTGATGCCGACGATATCGAACAGATTCAGCGCAAAGTTGACCAGGTTAACGTCGTTATCCTGCTCGCCGATTTCCTTCGCCAGTTGCTGCGCACGTTCGCCGCCGTTGGAATGCATCTCCAGCAGACGGTCGCGGCCATTTTCCAGCTTCTCTTTCAGCGCATCATGTTCGGCGCGACATGTGAGAATAAACTCATCCAGACCTGCCTGCTCGGCAGGCGTCGCCAGGAAGGCAATCAGTTGCTCATAGGCGCTGTCATAAATGGTACGGCCGGTCGGACAGGTATGTTCAAACGCGTCCAGACCTTCATGGAACCAGCGAACCAGCACCGACTGCGCGGTCTGTTCGAGGTAAGGCACCATGATGTCGATATTATTTTGCTGGCCGATACGATCCAGACGCCCGATACGCTGCTCCAGCAGATCCGGGTTAAACGGCAGATCGAACATCACCATTTTGCTGGCGAACTGGAAGTTACGGCCTTCGGAGCCGATTTCGGAACACAGCAACACCTGCGCGCCTTCTTCCTGAGAAGCAAAGTAAGCGGCAGCGCGGTCACGTTCAATGATCGACAACCCTTCGTGGAACACGGCGGCACGGATCGCTTCACGTTCACGCAGAACCTGCTCCAGTTGCAATGCGGTGGCGGCTTTGGCGCAGATCACCAGCACTTTCTCGTCACGGTTGGCGGTCAGATAACCGAGCAGCCATTCGACGCGTGGATCAAAGTTCCACCAGGTGGCGTTCTCGCCTTCGAACTCCTGATAAATCTGCTCCGGGTACAGCATGTCGTGCGCACGGGCTTCGGCGGTTTTCTTCGCGCCCATAATGCCTGAGACTTTAATCGCGGTCTGATACTGCGTCGGCAGCGGCAGTTTCACCGCGTGCAGATGGCGCTCAGGGAAACCTTTCACGCCGTTACGGGTGTTACGGAACAGCACGCGGCTGGTGCCGTGACGATCCATCAGCATGGAAACCAGCTGTTTCGCTGCCGCTTCATCGCCTTTATTGGCGGCGGTCAGCAGGGCATCGGTATCGGCGTTGCCGACACTTTCACCCAGTAACGCCAGCGCTTCCGGCGTCAGAGGTTCTTTGTTGAGTAATAGCGTGACGGCATCGGCCACCGGCTGATACTGCTGTTGTTCTTCAATGAATTCTTCGTAATCGTGGAAACGATCCGGATCCAGCAGGCGCAGACGCGCAAAGTGACTTTCCTGACCCAGTTGTTCCGGCGTCGCCGTCAGCAGCAGAACGCTCGGGATTTGCTGGGAAAGTTGCTCGATAACCTGATATTCGCGGCTTGGCGCG
The Rahnella variigena genome window above contains:
- the rapA gene encoding RNA polymerase-associated protein RapA, with the protein product MPFTLGQRWISDTESELGLGTVVALDVRMVTLLFPATGENRLYARNDSPITRVMFNPGDTISSHEGWQLQVEEVLEDKGLLTYIGTRLDTEETGVAMREVLLDSKLTFSKPQDRLFAGQIDRMDRFALRFRARKYQREQFRLEFGGLRGMRASLIPHQLHIAYEVGQRHAPRVLLADEVGLGKTIEAGMIIHQQLLSGRAERVLIVVPETLQHQWLVEMLRRFNLRFSLFDDDRYAESVHEATNPFETEQLVICSLDFVRRNKSRLEQLSDAAWDMLVVDEAHHLVWSEDAPSREYQVIEQLSQQIPSVLLLTATPEQLGQESHFARLRLLDPDRFHDYEEFIEEQQQYQPVADAVTLLLNKEPLTPEALALLGESVGNADTDALLTAANKGDEAAAKQLVSMLMDRHGTSRVLFRNTRNGVKGFPERHLHAVKLPLPTQYQTAIKVSGIMGAKKTAEARAHDMLYPEQIYQEFEGENATWWNFDPRVEWLLGYLTANRDEKVLVICAKAATALQLEQVLREREAIRAAVFHEGLSIIERDRAAAYFASQEEGAQVLLCSEIGSEGRNFQFASKMVMFDLPFNPDLLEQRIGRLDRIGQQNNIDIMVPYLEQTAQSVLVRWFHEGLDAFEHTCPTGRTIYDSAYEQLIAFLATPAEQAGLDEFILTCRAEHDALKEKLENGRDRLLEMHSNGGERAQQLAKEIGEQDNDVNLVNFALNLFDIVGINQEDRSDNLIVLTPSDHMLVPDFPGLPEDGCTVTFDREQALSREDAQFISWEHPIVRNGLDLILSGDTGSCAVSILKNKALPVGTLLAELVYVVECQAPKHLQLTRFLPPTPVRMLMDRKGTNLAAQVEFESFNRQLNAINRHNSSKLVNAVQQDVHAMLQQAEAEIAEQARALIEAAKVEADEQLTQELDRLKALKEVNPNIRDDELESVDSNRKQVLANLNDASWRLDAIRLVVVSHQ
- a CDS encoding S6 family peptidase, which gives rise to MKWKPKLLSSLIALALFDADAGVMREDVAVQDYRDFAENLGKYGAGEENIEVFKTDGTSAGILNFPMPDFGAVSSLGFATLISPSYIVSVAHNGGYTSVDFGNHAKYRTTYKLINRNIDPEYYTKNKDFHVPRLNKVVTEAAPMPVADPAEFTTDKERYTYFARAGSGTQYQVDPVTHKMKYLADAYVWKSGGTIVNPTFQSGQLKWINYGPTDSRVQPFSSAIQAGDSGSPLFVYDNKEKIWKIVGVSPWSGGYGPYKYDSYTLYIQQAFMESVFAKNIDPDVTDIAADGDIHWTAANITQGDNSWQWHGVNTALPSQATNDELDASKDLRFAGDGGLIVLDSAVNHGAAKLQFSNDYRVVSADGANSTWVGGGIEVDAGKTVDWEVNGLDGDTLHKIGEGTLYVNAVGNNGGALNVGDGLVVLAQQANEAGEQKAFSKITIVSGRPTVQIGGENQIESSDINFGYRGGNLDLNGYDMAFSTINHSDSGAAIINSNADQISTLTLNNSDNQTFIGHLGSKETASNLNVDYAPDSSAGIWDLAGGADLNQLSVQNGILRLVGRPTPHAGGTVFSDDWIDETYNVNQVDVASHATLRVNEHATLNANVKLNEQANMMLNSKSHLSGQVELASGSVISVDQTDNKTTSTDGNNDVIIDAAISGNGTLKKMAPGALYINSDNTFTGSTHIYSGALILNGSLTSTVTMEQNTVLAGNSTVTDLILKDDVQLLPQWPAESESDAFVPATQTVNGTLAAGNNNLLSLRTHFDPSFAQTDKLLINGDVVSSTPVIVQVTPSGAGFFTDTDNDGAADNQEGISLIQVAGNATKNSFKLAGEYVARGAYAYNLYAFAPGRSSEEQRDVEGSGDQFWDYRLQNNMLTEGDNTVPVDNTPVPDPTPDDGGDDTPVPDPTPDDSGDDTPIPDPTPDDSDIPVPPAPTPDEDDNGKNTRPAVTPQVPSYLSLPSALLSYNSRVNETFRNQTLAQDDKKLHMFFQYLNGEDKYHSSLGFMNYGYDYTQKEEGWLFGGKVLQLGNDTHALGLSLGLSSANLDVTPDAADGNSKTQYTTWGLSSLLSYQYVSGLTVDVASDVAIYDGNVSTDLRSGEVADISAKSFGGSVDVGYKIQAGNHELTPSVGFGVQRLQVDDFTDVDNTKVHYDDITRPTARLGMRYRYDWDTANAGKWAVTANTLFIKDLSDDASVDIGDTYSDVSNSFRSGATGSSGMIDLGIISNPTPNVSLNTGVQYQHRIEDEGVDYWQAIAGVKVSF
- the rluA gene encoding bifunctional tRNA pseudouridine(32) synthase/23S rRNA pseudouridine(746) synthase RluA encodes the protein MSEHQPIIPEPSKTRPLENYNPPTDPWLQVIFQDEHIMVVNKPSGLLSVPGKLAEHQDSLMTRIQQQFPEAESVHRLDMSTSGVIVVALTKEAERELKRQFRERETKKVYIARVWGRVEEDYGIIDLPLICDYPNRPKQKVCHETGKKALTQYEVMSWDDDGTTRVKLRPITGRSHQLRVHLLALGHPILGDKFYAHPQALAAADRLQLHAQELSFYHPITDAPLVFNCEPDF